The following proteins are co-located in the Bacteroidota bacterium genome:
- a CDS encoding RNA-binding transcriptional accessory protein, with the protein MNKKHIDFLARTLNLPAFKISSTADLIDLGGTVPFIARYRKEATGGLDEVQILAIKEGLVKLLELEKRRESILHSIREQGKLSEELEKKIQESWDISELEDIYLPYKQKRKTKADAAREKGLEPLAKILMAQQENDPEKRALQFLNKDVTSIEDAIQGAKDIIAEWVNENLQARGLIRKLYEREAFVKSKLVKGKDEDAIKYKDYFKYEEKLSKIPSHRMLAIRRAETEGFLKIDISPSEENALSGLYRLFVKANNESSVMVEKAVKQSYNRLLQPSIETEFRNSSKEKADDEAIKVFADNLRQLLLAPPLGQKRILAIDPGFRSGCKVVCLDEQGSLLHNETIFPHKPQEQLKQAVAKIYNLVDTYNIDAISIGNGTAGRETESFIQKLKFNRKVQVFIVNEAGASVYSASPVAREEFPQFDVTVRGAVSIGRRLMDPLAELVKIEPKAIGVGQYQHDVNQEKLQLNLDSVIENCVNKVGVNLNTASKHLLTYVSGLGEKLAQNIIDYRNENGAFTSRQDLKKVPRLGDKAFEQSAGFMRIRGAVNPLDNTSVHPESYFIAEKMARDLKCTVVDLIQKTELREKIDPSKYISEKTGMPTLLDILAELEKPGLDPRTIIKIFQFAKDIYKVEQLVPGMELPGIVTNITNFGAFVDVGVKQDGLVHISQLADAFVSNPADVVKLNQHVKVKVLEVDLQRKRIAFTMKGLN; encoded by the coding sequence ATGAATAAAAAACATATAGATTTTTTAGCACGCACTTTAAACCTTCCTGCTTTTAAAATTTCAAGTACAGCCGACCTAATAGACTTGGGTGGCACAGTTCCCTTTATTGCCAGATACAGAAAAGAAGCAACAGGAGGCCTTGATGAGGTTCAAATTTTAGCCATCAAAGAGGGATTGGTGAAACTTTTGGAACTGGAAAAGCGCAGGGAGAGTATTCTTCATAGTATTCGTGAGCAGGGAAAACTAAGCGAGGAGTTGGAAAAGAAAATTCAAGAATCCTGGGATATTTCTGAACTCGAAGACATTTATCTTCCCTATAAACAAAAGCGAAAAACAAAGGCGGATGCAGCGCGTGAAAAAGGATTGGAACCCCTGGCCAAAATACTAATGGCACAACAGGAAAATGATCCTGAAAAACGAGCCTTGCAATTTTTGAATAAGGATGTAACTTCCATTGAAGATGCCATTCAGGGTGCAAAAGACATCATTGCAGAGTGGGTAAATGAAAACTTACAGGCTAGAGGATTAATCAGAAAACTTTACGAAAGAGAAGCTTTTGTTAAAAGCAAACTTGTAAAAGGAAAAGATGAAGACGCTATTAAATACAAGGATTATTTTAAATACGAAGAAAAATTAAGCAAGATACCTTCCCATAGGATGCTGGCAATAAGAAGGGCAGAAACTGAAGGATTTTTAAAAATAGATATATCACCTTCCGAGGAAAATGCACTTTCTGGGTTATATCGTTTGTTTGTAAAGGCAAACAATGAATCATCGGTAATGGTTGAAAAAGCCGTAAAGCAGTCCTACAACCGTCTTTTACAGCCTTCCATTGAAACAGAATTCAGGAATTCCTCAAAGGAAAAAGCAGATGATGAAGCAATAAAAGTTTTTGCCGATAACCTCAGGCAACTGCTGCTTGCCCCACCATTGGGGCAAAAACGCATTTTAGCTATTGATCCTGGCTTTCGCAGTGGATGTAAAGTTGTGTGTTTGGATGAACAGGGAAGTTTGCTTCATAATGAAACAATTTTCCCCCACAAGCCACAAGAGCAATTAAAACAAGCAGTCGCAAAAATTTACAATTTAGTTGACACCTATAATATTGATGCTATTTCTATTGGAAATGGAACAGCAGGCAGAGAAACTGAAAGTTTTATTCAAAAGCTGAAATTTAACCGGAAAGTCCAGGTTTTTATAGTGAATGAAGCAGGAGCATCTGTATATTCAGCCTCTCCTGTTGCCAGAGAGGAGTTTCCTCAATTTGATGTTACTGTAAGAGGAGCAGTTTCAATTGGAAGAAGGTTAATGGATCCTTTGGCAGAGTTGGTGAAAATTGAACCTAAGGCTATAGGTGTAGGCCAATATCAGCATGATGTGAACCAGGAAAAACTACAGCTTAACCTGGATAGCGTTATCGAAAATTGCGTAAATAAAGTTGGGGTTAATCTTAATACTGCAAGCAAACATCTTTTAACCTATGTTTCTGGCCTTGGAGAAAAACTTGCTCAAAACATAATTGATTACAGAAATGAAAACGGTGCTTTTACTTCCCGACAAGATTTAAAAAAAGTTCCCAGGCTGGGAGATAAAGCATTTGAACAAAGTGCAGGTTTTATGCGTATTCGAGGCGCAGTTAACCCCCTTGATAATACCTCCGTACATCCTGAGAGTTACTTTATTGCCGAAAAAATGGCCAGGGATTTAAAATGTACTGTTGTTGATTTAATTCAAAAAACCGAATTAAGAGAAAAAATTGATCCTTCAAAATATATAAGTGAAAAAACAGGTATGCCAACGCTTCTGGATATTTTGGCAGAACTTGAAAAACCGGGACTCGATCCCAGAACAATCATTAAAATTTTCCAGTTTGCCAAGGATATATATAAGGTGGAACAACTTGTGCCCGGAATGGAATTACCTGGAATTGTTACCAATATAACCAATTTTGGCGCCTTTGTAGATGTTGGAGTAAAACAGGATGGACTGGTGCATATTTCCCAACTGGCAGATGCCTTTGTTAGTAACCCGGCTGATGTGGTTAAATTAAACCAACATGTAAAGGTTAAAGTATTGGAAGTAGATTTACAGCGAAAAAGAATTGCCTTTACTATGAAGGGCTTAAATTGA
- a CDS encoding RNA-binding S4 domain-containing protein, with protein MIKFKITTEYIELIGLLKATGIALSGAEAKAMVEDGLVRVNGELENRKRAKLRPGAKVETQGQIILVE; from the coding sequence ATGATAAAGTTTAAAATAACAACTGAATACATAGAGTTAATTGGCCTGCTTAAAGCCACTGGTATTGCATTAAGTGGGGCAGAGGCTAAAGCAATGGTGGAAGATGGCCTTGTTAGGGTGAATGGTGAATTAGAAAACCGTAAACGGGCCAAACTAAGACCAGGCGCTAAAGTGGAAACTCAAGGTCAAATTATTTTGGTTGAATAG
- a CDS encoding M1 family metallopeptidase, which produces MNIKIKLFLFTLTVIFSANVVAQEKMRSYSVDKELTPREHNIDMKHMRLEVEFEPQIGLVKGKVTHFFQPIQSQVDSIFLDAPGITIKEANLNGKAVTFKMNPQGITIYPKQPLKWGTNDSLTLVYEAYPRKGIYFIGWNDPNNLSRKQIWTQGQGIDNRHWIPCYDESNDKLTTEIIVNFNARYKVLSNGIKLGEKDNGNGNKTWHYKMSNPHATYLIMLGIGEYAIKQKQSESGVPMNFWYYPEWEDRFEHAYKYSEQMMDFFEKEIGIPYPWESYSQIPVQDFMYGAMENTTATLFGDFSFVDSRSYLDKNYVGTNAHELAHQWFGDMITARTSSHLWLQESFATHYNMMFERVVFGQDHFDWKRRNSENSALAASKKDKLPIAHSEAGTSRWYPKGAVVLEMLKYVTSRESFNKSIKHYLEKHAYKNVDSNDLLIAFHETLGLSLDWFWDQWIYKGGEPNYSVSFREIKLAAGEAFSEFDITQIHETNDKTGLFKMPFVFEVHYLDGSKDSQRIWIEKQQHTIRIGNPKNKKVAFALFDPNNQVIKQVSFQKTTEMLKIQALKAPFMLDRYDAVVALRKISVDQKIDLYNQIFKTEKFHAVKSEIISQIINADDKTSTGLIIAALKDRDAEVRQSVIQNTTKLPLVLLKDYEQLLMDSSYDIQALALEKLCEQFVDKKAGYLKLTEGSFGTRGLNVKVKWLEISAPLNKKHLDELVSLTSNSYEFITRSNAMAALKRLNHFDSVLMENLFEASFSPNRKLSGAALECLKHFCNQSVCKNMVAVYIEQNKWEDHRKDIANGILN; this is translated from the coding sequence ATGAACATCAAAATAAAATTATTCCTATTTACTTTAACAGTAATTTTTTCAGCTAATGTGGTAGCACAGGAGAAGATGAGATCATATAGTGTTGATAAGGAACTCACTCCAAGAGAGCATAATATTGATATGAAGCATATGCGCCTAGAGGTTGAGTTTGAGCCACAAATAGGCCTTGTTAAAGGCAAGGTAACTCATTTTTTTCAACCCATACAGTCCCAGGTTGATTCAATATTTCTTGATGCCCCGGGAATAACAATTAAAGAGGCAAATTTAAATGGCAAAGCTGTTACTTTTAAAATGAATCCCCAGGGAATTACCATTTATCCCAAACAACCATTAAAATGGGGCACAAATGACAGCCTAACCCTTGTTTATGAAGCTTATCCCCGCAAGGGAATTTATTTTATTGGTTGGAACGATCCGAATAATTTAAGTCGTAAACAAATTTGGACTCAGGGTCAGGGAATCGATAACAGACATTGGATACCTTGTTACGATGAATCAAACGATAAACTTACCACGGAGATAATTGTGAATTTCAATGCCAGGTATAAGGTATTATCAAACGGGATAAAATTAGGGGAGAAAGATAATGGCAATGGCAATAAAACATGGCATTACAAAATGTCAAATCCTCATGCTACTTACCTGATTATGCTAGGAATTGGTGAATATGCTATTAAACAAAAACAATCTGAATCAGGTGTTCCAATGAATTTTTGGTATTATCCTGAATGGGAAGATCGGTTTGAGCATGCATATAAGTATAGTGAGCAGATGATGGACTTTTTTGAAAAAGAAATAGGTATCCCTTATCCATGGGAATCCTATTCACAAATTCCCGTTCAGGATTTTATGTATGGAGCAATGGAGAATACTACAGCTACTTTGTTTGGCGATTTTAGTTTTGTGGATTCCCGTTCCTATTTAGATAAAAATTACGTTGGCACAAATGCTCATGAACTTGCTCACCAGTGGTTTGGTGATATGATAACCGCCAGAACTTCCTCTCATCTATGGCTTCAGGAGAGCTTCGCTACCCATTACAACATGATGTTTGAGCGAGTAGTTTTTGGCCAGGATCATTTTGACTGGAAAAGAAGAAATTCAGAAAACTCTGCCCTTGCTGCATCAAAAAAGGATAAATTACCCATTGCCCACAGTGAGGCAGGTACTTCAAGATGGTATCCAAAAGGAGCTGTAGTGCTGGAAATGCTTAAATACGTAACAAGCCGTGAATCCTTTAACAAATCAATTAAACATTATCTTGAAAAACATGCCTACAAAAATGTGGACTCAAATGATTTGCTAATTGCCTTTCATGAAACCCTTGGCTTGTCCCTTGACTGGTTCTGGGATCAATGGATTTATAAAGGAGGAGAACCAAATTACTCTGTTTCATTCAGGGAAATTAAATTAGCTGCTGGTGAGGCTTTTTCTGAATTTGATATAACTCAAATACATGAAACAAATGATAAGACAGGTTTATTTAAAATGCCCTTTGTATTTGAAGTGCATTATTTAGATGGTTCAAAAGACAGCCAGAGAATTTGGATTGAGAAACAGCAACACACAATTAGAATAGGAAATCCCAAAAACAAAAAAGTTGCTTTTGCCTTGTTTGACCCAAATAACCAAGTAATAAAACAGGTGTCTTTTCAAAAAACAACAGAAATGCTGAAAATTCAGGCCCTAAAAGCTCCCTTTATGCTTGATAGGTATGATGCCGTTGTGGCCTTAAGGAAAATTTCTGTGGACCAAAAAATTGACTTATACAATCAAATTTTTAAGACTGAGAAATTCCATGCAGTTAAGTCCGAAATAATTTCACAAATTATTAATGCTGATGATAAAACAAGTACTGGTTTAATTATAGCAGCATTAAAGGATAGGGATGCAGAGGTAAGGCAAAGTGTAATTCAGAATACTACTAAATTACCTCTTGTATTATTAAAGGATTATGAACAGCTACTGATGGATTCTTCCTATGATATCCAAGCTCTTGCTTTAGAAAAACTATGCGAACAATTTGTTGATAAAAAGGCCGGATATCTTAAATTAACCGAAGGTTCTTTTGGAACAAGAGGCTTAAATGTTAAAGTTAAATGGCTGGAAATTTCAGCTCCATTGAATAAAAAGCACTTGGATGAATTAGTTTCATTGACTTCAAATTCTTATGAATTTATTACAAGATCAAATGCCATGGCAGCTTTAAAAAGGTTAAACCATTTTGATTCAGTTTTAATGGAAAATCTTTTTGAGGCTTCTTTTTCACCGAACAGGAAGTTAAGCGGGGCTGCATTAGAATGTTTAAAACATTTTTGCAATCAGTCAGTTTGTAAGAATATGGTTGCAGTTTATATTGAACAAAATAAATGGGAAGATCACCGAAAGGATATAGCAAATGGGATTTTGAATTAA
- the gcvT gene encoding glycine cleavage system aminomethyltransferase GcvT, with amino-acid sequence MKKTALYDKHVALGAKMVPFAGYEMPVQYSGVIDEHLTVRQAIGVFDVSHMGEFILKGDNALDLIQRVTSNDASMLVDGKIQYSCLPNDKGGIVDDLLVYRIEANTYMLVVNASNIEKDWNWIKKHNTANVEMKDISEETSLLAVQGPLAAQALQGLTDLDLKNMAYYTFAKGRFAGVDNVLISATGYTGAGGFEIYVKNEDAPKIWDAVMEAGKKYGIKPAGLASRDTLRLEMGFCLYGNDIDDNTSPIEAGLGWITKFTKSFTKSEDFLNQKNTGVAQKLIGFEMVDRGIPRHDYEIIDVTGKTIGKVTSGTQSPSLSKAIGMGYVESSFAKPNTEIFIKIRDKAIKATVVKLPFFKN; translated from the coding sequence ATGAAAAAAACAGCATTATACGATAAACATGTGGCTCTTGGAGCTAAAATGGTTCCTTTTGCAGGATATGAAATGCCAGTTCAGTATTCAGGTGTTATTGATGAACATTTAACTGTGCGCCAAGCCATTGGTGTATTTGATGTTTCACATATGGGAGAGTTTATATTAAAAGGGGATAATGCACTTGATCTTATTCAAAGGGTTACCAGCAATGATGCTTCCATGCTTGTTGATGGTAAAATTCAATACTCCTGCCTGCCAAATGATAAAGGTGGAATTGTGGATGATTTATTAGTTTATAGGATAGAAGCCAATACTTATATGTTGGTTGTAAATGCTTCAAACATTGAAAAAGATTGGAATTGGATTAAAAAACACAACACAGCGAATGTAGAAATGAAAGATATTTCTGAAGAAACATCCTTGCTTGCTGTTCAGGGTCCTCTTGCTGCACAGGCGCTTCAAGGCCTTACCGATTTGGATTTGAAAAACATGGCTTATTATACTTTTGCAAAAGGTAGATTTGCCGGTGTTGATAACGTTTTGATTTCTGCAACCGGATATACAGGGGCCGGAGGTTTTGAAATTTATGTAAAAAATGAGGATGCACCCAAAATTTGGGATGCTGTAATGGAAGCTGGAAAAAAATATGGTATTAAACCAGCAGGGCTTGCATCAAGAGACACTTTAAGACTTGAAATGGGATTTTGCCTTTACGGCAATGATATTGATGATAACACCTCCCCAATAGAAGCAGGTTTGGGGTGGATAACTAAATTTACAAAATCCTTTACTAAAAGTGAGGATTTTTTAAATCAGAAAAATACCGGTGTGGCTCAAAAACTAATAGGTTTTGAAATGGTAGATAGAGGCATTCCGCGTCATGATTATGAAATTATTGATGTAACTGGTAAAACAATAGGAAAAGTAACCTCCGGAACTCAATCCCCCTCACTCAGTAAAGCAATCGGAATGGGTTATGTGGAATCCTCGTTTGCTAAACCAAATACTGAAATATTTATTAAAATCAGGGACAAAGCAATTAAAGCCACAGTTGTTAAATTGCCTTTTTTTAAGAATTAA
- a CDS encoding 2-phosphosulfolactate phosphatase has translation MTTKHSLEVCFSPVSYPLFKNDKAIVVVIDVFRATSAICTALFHQAASIIPVATVEEAQAYKSKGFIAAAERHGEVVPGFELGNSPFSYMNEEIVGKTIVLTTTNGTQAIEVSKDAYKVVIGSFLNLSVLAQWLIKQDRDVVLLCAGWKNKFNLEDTLFAGAVAEKLFLSGNYSNACDTTQAALHLYTSGKNNLFKFLEYSSHRKRLEKLNLEKDIMYCLELDIAPVIPILKGKEIVKLQPVFENI, from the coding sequence GTGACAACAAAGCATTCGTTAGAAGTTTGTTTTTCCCCTGTTTCCTATCCCTTGTTTAAAAATGATAAGGCAATAGTTGTTGTTATTGACGTTTTTAGAGCAACATCAGCCATTTGCACTGCACTTTTTCATCAAGCCGCTTCAATTATTCCGGTTGCAACAGTGGAGGAAGCACAAGCATATAAATCAAAAGGATTTATAGCTGCCGCAGAACGGCACGGTGAAGTTGTACCTGGATTTGAACTCGGAAATTCACCTTTCAGTTATATGAATGAGGAAATAGTGGGTAAAACAATAGTTCTAACAACAACAAATGGTACCCAAGCAATTGAGGTTTCAAAGGATGCATACAAAGTGGTAATCGGATCTTTTCTTAACCTTTCTGTTTTAGCCCAGTGGTTGATTAAACAGGATCGTGATGTAGTTTTGTTGTGTGCCGGATGGAAAAACAAGTTTAATCTTGAAGATACTTTGTTTGCAGGGGCTGTGGCAGAAAAATTATTTTTATCAGGAAATTATTCCAATGCTTGTGATACAACCCAAGCCGCATTGCATCTTTATACTTCAGGTAAAAATAATCTGTTTAAATTTCTTGAATATTCATCGCACCGTAAAAGGCTTGAAAAACTCAACCTGGAAAAAGATATCATGTATTGTTTAGAACTGGACATTGCCCCCGTTATTCCCATACTTAAAGGCAAGGAAATCGTTAAATTGCAACCTGTTTTTGAAAATATATAA
- a CDS encoding S1/P1 Nuclease, with product MKKKLFYVFSLAFMLFFLSYGVLYSWGFFAHKRINRIAVFTLPPNMIGFYKHHIEFVTEHAVDPDKRRYAVEGEAERHFIDVDRYYKYGDNPFEVIPRKWKDAVAKFSEDTLRANGIVPWHIDVMVRRLTDAFREENVNKILRTSADLGHYIGDAHVPLHTTENYNGQLTNQKGIHGFWESRLPELYSDNYDFFVGKANYIEDPLETAWNIVKASFAAKDSVLLFEAELNETFPTDKKYSFENRGATLMKVYSAEYSKAYDQKLNGMVERRMRQTIIMVGSYWYTAWVNAGQPDLKRLLDKETTDQLKKQIAEEEEMWKTGKVKTTKEHE from the coding sequence ATGAAAAAGAAGCTGTTCTATGTTTTTTCCTTAGCATTTATGCTGTTTTTTTTAAGTTATGGTGTGCTTTATTCCTGGGGTTTTTTTGCTCATAAACGCATCAACAGGATAGCAGTTTTTACCCTTCCTCCAAATATGATTGGTTTTTATAAACACCATATTGAATTTGTTACCGAACATGCAGTTGACCCTGATAAAAGAAGGTATGCAGTTGAAGGTGAAGCAGAAAGGCACTTTATTGATGTGGACAGATATTATAAATATGGTGACAATCCTTTTGAGGTTATTCCCAGGAAATGGAAAGATGCAGTTGCTAAATTCTCAGAAGATACACTAAGGGCAAACGGTATTGTTCCCTGGCACATTGATGTTATGGTAAGAAGACTTACTGATGCTTTCAGGGAGGAAAATGTAAATAAGATTTTAAGAACTTCAGCGGATCTTGGCCATTATATTGGAGATGCCCATGTTCCTTTGCATACCACTGAAAATTACAATGGCCAGTTAACCAATCAAAAAGGGATTCATGGTTTTTGGGAATCAAGACTTCCTGAACTTTATTCTGATAATTACGATTTTTTCGTTGGCAAGGCAAATTATATTGAGGATCCATTGGAAACAGCATGGAATATAGTAAAGGCAAGTTTTGCAGCCAAAGATTCTGTTTTATTGTTTGAAGCAGAATTAAATGAAACATTTCCTACGGATAAAAAATATAGCTTTGAAAACAGAGGGGCAACACTTATGAAAGTATATTCTGCAGAATATTCAAAGGCTTATGATCAAAAGTTAAATGGTATGGTAGAAAGACGTATGCGGCAAACCATTATTATGGTTGGAAGTTATTGGTACACTGCATGGGTAAATGCAGGACAACCAGATTTAAAACGTTTACTTGACAAGGAAACTACCGATCAGTTAAAAAAACAAATTGCAGAGGAGGAAGAAATGTGGAAGACAGGCAAGGTGAAAACTACGAAAGAACACGAATAA
- a CDS encoding WD40 repeat domain-containing protein: MGFSIQKLAQLTGHSSSVYGLCEGPTSNIFFSGSSDGVVAEWDMENTEKAKIAVKIETAVYSVEFIREKKILLIGNGIGGVHIVDYIQKKEIKLLQLHKASVFDIKYSKKNNCFYTASSDGSIAIVSMDDYYTVQIKLCPEKARQLNLNLDESLLAVACGDGSVRIFNTLTFKQENTITAHNLSSNAICFHPDKNLLISGGRDAIVNIWDIKQDYELVQTIPAHNYAIYSIGFSPDKKLMATASRDKTVKIWNAESFDLIKRLDNKSSKGHLNSVNRLMWEKETGKLITTGDDRSIILWQAFME, from the coding sequence ATGGGATTTTCAATTCAAAAACTGGCACAATTAACTGGTCACTCTAGTTCTGTATATGGACTTTGTGAGGGTCCAACCTCTAATATTTTCTTTTCCGGCAGCAGTGATGGTGTAGTAGCAGAATGGGATATGGAAAATACAGAAAAGGCAAAAATTGCAGTAAAAATTGAAACTGCCGTTTATTCTGTTGAATTTATCAGGGAAAAGAAAATTCTTTTAATTGGAAATGGTATAGGGGGAGTTCATATAGTAGATTATATTCAAAAAAAAGAAATAAAACTTTTGCAACTGCATAAAGCCTCTGTTTTTGACATTAAATATTCCAAAAAAAACAACTGCTTTTATACTGCCTCCTCTGACGGTTCAATTGCTATTGTTAGCATGGATGATTATTATACTGTACAAATTAAACTTTGTCCAGAAAAAGCAAGGCAGCTTAATTTAAATCTCGATGAATCTCTATTGGCTGTTGCCTGTGGTGATGGCTCCGTTCGAATTTTTAACACCCTTACATTTAAACAGGAAAATACAATTACTGCTCATAATTTATCTTCTAATGCTATATGTTTTCATCCTGATAAAAATTTATTAATAAGCGGTGGTAGGGATGCCATTGTTAACATTTGGGATATTAAACAGGATTACGAATTGGTACAAACCATTCCAGCCCACAATTATGCCATATACAGTATTGGATTTAGCCCGGATAAAAAACTTATGGCAACAGCCAGTCGGGATAAGACGGTTAAAATATGGAATGCTGAGAGTTTCGATTTAATTAAACGACTTGATAATAAAAGCAGTAAGGGGCATTTAAATTCTGTAAACCGATTAATGTGGGAAAAAGAAACAGGGAAACTTATAACTACCGGAGATGACAGAAGCATTATTTTATGGCAGGCATTCATGGAATAA
- the htpG gene encoding molecular chaperone HtpG, which produces MQQGKINVHTENIFPIIKKFLYSDHEIFLRELISNAVDASQKLKSLGSMGEFKDEVGDLLIEVKVDKEAKTITIADNGVGMTKAEIDKYINEIAFSGAEEFVQKYKEKNEANLIGHFGLGFYSAFMVSSKVIINTKTFKKGPETKAVQWECDGSPEYTITDSTRKTRGTEITLHIAEDSEEFLEEERIRTILNKYCKFLPVEIKFQDKVINNTKPAWTKKPADLSDEDYKNFYKELYPFSEDPLFHIHLNVDFPFNLTGILYFPKLKNNFEVQKNKIQLYSNQVFVTDSVEGIVPDFLTLLHGVLDSPDIPLNVSRSYLQSDSNVKKISSHITKKVADKLEDLFKNNRADFEQKWDDIRLFIEYGMLSDEKFFERAIKFSLLKNSEGKYFSFEEYKEKIKTIQTDKNENLVYLYSSNVSDQHSFIETAREKGYDVLLMDTPLSSHIAGKLEQHLEKSSFARVDADIIDNIIKKEDNLVSKLTEEEKEKLKPVIESQLPKEKFMVQFENLSEKDHPMIITQPEFMRRMKDMSAVGGGGSGMFGGMMPEMFNLVVNANHPLISRILNEKNEETQKKLSKQVTDLALLSQNMLKGEDLTNFVRRSVELID; this is translated from the coding sequence ATGCAACAAGGTAAAATTAATGTACATACAGAAAACATCTTCCCAATAATTAAGAAGTTTTTATATTCTGACCATGAAATTTTTCTAAGGGAATTGATCTCCAATGCGGTAGATGCATCCCAGAAGTTAAAATCATTAGGTTCAATGGGCGAATTTAAGGACGAAGTAGGGGATCTTTTGATAGAAGTTAAAGTTGATAAAGAAGCAAAAACAATCACAATTGCAGATAATGGAGTTGGAATGACAAAAGCGGAAATTGATAAATACATCAATGAAATAGCTTTTTCAGGTGCAGAGGAATTTGTGCAAAAATACAAAGAGAAAAATGAAGCAAACCTTATAGGTCATTTTGGACTTGGGTTTTATTCCGCTTTCATGGTTTCTTCGAAAGTTATTATAAACACAAAAACTTTCAAAAAAGGCCCCGAAACAAAAGCTGTACAATGGGAATGCGATGGCTCCCCTGAATATACAATTACTGATTCCACCCGTAAAACAAGAGGTACAGAAATTACCCTGCATATTGCAGAAGACTCTGAGGAATTTCTGGAAGAAGAGAGAATTAGAACCATTTTGAATAAATACTGTAAATTCCTTCCTGTTGAAATTAAATTTCAAGACAAGGTAATTAACAATACCAAACCAGCATGGACCAAGAAACCAGCAGATTTAAGTGATGAGGATTATAAAAATTTTTATAAAGAATTATATCCCTTCTCTGAAGACCCTCTTTTTCATATCCATCTGAATGTTGATTTCCCTTTTAATCTTACAGGAATATTGTATTTTCCTAAATTGAAAAACAATTTTGAAGTACAAAAAAACAAAATTCAGTTGTACTCCAACCAGGTATTTGTGACTGATTCAGTAGAAGGTATAGTACCTGACTTTTTAACCCTTTTGCATGGAGTTTTAGATTCTCCTGATATTCCTTTGAATGTTTCAAGAAGCTATTTGCAGAGCGATTCCAATGTAAAAAAAATCAGTTCACATATAACAAAAAAAGTTGCTGATAAATTGGAAGATCTTTTCAAGAACAACAGGGCAGATTTCGAACAAAAATGGGATGATATCAGACTGTTCATTGAATATGGAATGTTGTCCGATGAAAAGTTTTTTGAGCGCGCAATCAAATTCTCTTTATTGAAAAATTCAGAAGGGAAATATTTTTCTTTTGAAGAATATAAGGAAAAAATTAAAACCATCCAGACAGATAAAAATGAGAATCTGGTATATCTATATTCCAGTAATGTTTCTGATCAGCATTCATTTATTGAAACCGCAAGAGAAAAAGGTTATGATGTATTGCTTATGGATACTCCTTTATCAAGCCATATTGCTGGGAAATTGGAACAGCACCTGGAAAAATCATCTTTCGCCAGAGTTGATGCCGATATTATTGACAACATAATTAAAAAAGAAGACAATCTTGTTTCAAAACTTACGGAGGAAGAAAAAGAAAAATTAAAACCAGTTATTGAATCACAGCTTCCAAAAGAGAAATTTATGGTTCAGTTTGAGAATTTAAGTGAAAAGGATCATCCTATGATTATCACTCAACCTGAATTTATGAGAAGAATGAAGGATATGTCGGCTGTTGGTGGCGGTGGTAGTGGTATGTTTGGAGGAATGATGCCTGAGATGTTTAACCTTGTGGTAAATGCTAATCATCCTTTGATTTCACGAATTTTGAATGAAAAAAACGAAGAAACCCAAAAGAAACTTAGCAAGCAAGTTACTGATCTTGCACTTTTATCACAAAATATGTTAAAAGGTGAGGATTTAACAAATTTTGTAAGAAGAAGCGTTGAATTAATTGATTAA